The Yoonia sp. SS1-5 genome contains a region encoding:
- a CDS encoding Mrp/NBP35 family ATP-binding protein yields the protein MSISRDEILDALSRLTLPGGTDLVSADMIRALAVDGGDVRFVIEAPDPDTAAKMEGVRSAAEQLIRGLDGVGSVSVILTAHGPAAKPQAPPSLKVGRHPTPQAGPSKPTGVDRILAIGSGKGGVGKSTVSSNLAVALAKEGRRVGLLDADIYGPSQPRMMGVNKRPGSPDGKTIIPLQAHGVTMMSIGLMMEEGKAVVWRGPMLMGALQQMLGQVQWGELDVLIVDLPPGTGDVQLTLCQKTDLTGAIVVSTPQDVALIDARKAIDMFNNLRTPVLGLIENMSTFVCPTCGTEAHIFGHGGVAAEAEKIGAPFLGALPIDLDTRLAGDSGTPVAAGDGPMADAYRQLARRFIDGGMA from the coding sequence ATGTCCATTTCGCGCGATGAAATATTGGACGCCTTGTCCCGACTCACACTGCCGGGTGGGACGGATCTGGTATCAGCCGACATGATCCGCGCGCTGGCCGTTGACGGGGGCGATGTGCGGTTTGTCATCGAAGCGCCCGATCCAGACACGGCCGCCAAGATGGAAGGGGTGCGATCAGCGGCCGAGCAATTGATCCGCGGGCTTGATGGTGTGGGCAGCGTCTCGGTCATCTTGACCGCACATGGGCCAGCCGCAAAGCCGCAGGCGCCGCCATCGCTGAAAGTCGGGCGCCATCCGACACCACAGGCGGGCCCGTCCAAACCGACAGGTGTTGACAGAATCCTGGCCATCGGATCCGGTAAAGGCGGGGTCGGGAAATCGACCGTTTCCTCAAACCTGGCAGTTGCTTTGGCCAAAGAGGGCCGCCGCGTCGGGTTGCTGGATGCTGATATCTACGGGCCGTCGCAGCCGCGGATGATGGGGGTGAACAAGCGCCCCGGCTCGCCCGACGGTAAAACGATCATTCCGTTGCAAGCCCATGGGGTGACGATGATGTCCATCGGGCTGATGATGGAAGAGGGCAAGGCCGTCGTCTGGCGTGGCCCGATGTTGATGGGGGCGTTGCAGCAGATGCTGGGCCAGGTCCAATGGGGTGAGCTGGATGTGCTGATCGTTGATCTGCCGCCGGGGACGGGGGATGTGCAACTGACCCTGTGTCAGAAAACCGACCTGACAGGCGCCATTGTCGTCAGCACGCCGCAGGATGTGGCCTTGATTGATGCGCGCAAAGCGATTGACATGTTCAACAACCTGCGCACGCCCGTATTGGGCCTGATCGAGAATATGTCGACCTTTGTCTGCCCGACCTGCGGGACGGAAGCGCATATCTTTGGCCATGGCGGCGTGGCCGCCGAGGCGGAAAAGATCGGCGCACCTTTCCTTGGGGCACTGCCGATTGACCTTGATACCCGTCTTGCGGGCGACAGCGGTACGCCTGTTGCTGCCGGTGATGGCCCAATGGCCGACGCCTACCGGCAATTGGCCCGGCGGTTTATCGACGGCGGGATGGCGTGA
- the rlmB gene encoding 23S rRNA (guanosine(2251)-2'-O)-methyltransferase RlmB: MKKPKWVIAKEQGKRAAANETVWLFGLHAVRDALSNPNRVKLRLVVTRNALERLGDVVDTAGITPEISDPRKFAAPLDPQSVHQGAALEVKPLQWGSLEDLALGDGPNPPRLVLLDRVTDPHNVGAILRSAEVFGARAVIAVQRHSAPETGALAKTASGALERQPYLRVRNLADAIEALKSMGYLVLGLDGTADQTIAEATGDKRDHAIALVLGAEGPGLREKTKDTCSALVRIDAAAAFGSLNVSNAAAVALYAVKAD, translated from the coding sequence ATGAAAAAACCAAAATGGGTGATCGCCAAGGAACAGGGCAAACGGGCTGCAGCCAATGAGACGGTGTGGCTCTTTGGTCTGCATGCGGTGCGCGACGCCTTATCCAACCCCAACCGGGTCAAGTTGCGGCTTGTCGTGACCCGCAACGCGCTTGAGCGACTGGGGGATGTCGTGGACACCGCCGGGATCACCCCTGAAATCTCTGATCCACGCAAATTTGCGGCACCGCTTGATCCGCAATCGGTTCATCAGGGTGCCGCACTTGAGGTGAAACCGCTGCAATGGGGCAGTCTTGAAGACCTCGCTCTGGGCGACGGGCCGAACCCGCCACGCCTTGTGCTGCTGGATCGGGTCACGGACCCGCATAATGTGGGTGCAATCCTGCGCTCTGCCGAGGTGTTTGGCGCGCGGGCCGTGATTGCGGTGCAGCGGCATTCTGCCCCCGAGACAGGCGCGCTGGCCAAGACGGCCAGCGGTGCATTGGAACGCCAGCCCTATCTGCGGGTGCGCAATCTGGCAGATGCAATTGAGGCCTTGAAATCCATGGGCTATCTGGTTCTGGGGCTTGACGGAACGGCCGATCAGACCATCGCCGAGGCAACCGGCGACAAGCGGGATCATGCCATCGCATTGGTGTTGGGCGCCGAAGGGCCAGGCTTGCGCGAAAAGACAAAGGACACCTGCAGCGCGCTGGTGCGGATTGACGCAGCAGCTGCTTTTGGATCGCTGAACGTTTCAAATGCGGCCGCGGTGGCCCTATATGCAGTCAAGGCCGACTAA
- a CDS encoding SH3 domain-containing protein, with translation MRRNTFPTLLAFLLIAGCSTLGTDRTVVTGTGPDELLKLRSGPGLGFGIIMGLPDGTVLNRRTCVTEVGQLWCQVSLADAPQVTGYVSADYLAEQ, from the coding sequence ATGCGCCGCAATACATTTCCGACACTTCTTGCCTTCTTACTGATCGCCGGATGTAGCACTCTGGGTACGGATCGCACCGTCGTCACAGGCACTGGACCTGATGAACTGCTCAAACTGCGGTCAGGCCCCGGGCTGGGCTTTGGCATTATCATGGGTCTGCCGGATGGCACCGTGTTGAACCGCCGCACCTGCGTCACAGAAGTCGGTCAGTTATGGTGTCAGGTGTCCCTGGCAGATGCGCCACAGGTCACCGGCTACGTCTCTGCCGACTATCTTGCAGAACAATAG
- a CDS encoding N-acetyltransferase — protein MTIRLATDADFDALWPLLRATFRAGDTYAVDPQISREAAFDYWMTQPAATYVAEGPDGIAGTYYIRTNQPGGGAHICNCGYIVAEAARGQGLAAQMCITSQQQAAALGYQAMQFNFVLASNAGAVRLWHRLGFDTVGTIPAAFNHPQAGMVDAFVMYKRLDG, from the coding sequence GTGACTATCCGTCTTGCCACTGATGCAGATTTTGACGCGCTCTGGCCGCTGCTGCGCGCGACGTTCAGGGCTGGCGACACCTATGCCGTTGACCCGCAGATCAGTCGCGAGGCCGCCTTTGACTATTGGATGACCCAACCGGCGGCCACCTATGTCGCCGAGGGGCCGGATGGAATTGCCGGCACATATTATATCAGAACCAACCAACCGGGCGGCGGGGCGCATATCTGCAATTGCGGATATATCGTGGCCGAGGCCGCGCGCGGGCAGGGGTTGGCGGCGCAGATGTGTATCACAAGCCAGCAGCAGGCGGCCGCCCTCGGCTATCAGGCGATGCAGTTCAATTTTGTATTGGCGAGCAATGCAGGTGCGGTGCGTCTGTGGCACAGGCTTGGGTTTGATACTGTCGGGACCATTCCAGCGGCGTTCAACCACCCGCAAGCGGGTATGGTTGATGCATTTGTCATGTATAAGCGGCTGGATGGCTGA
- a CDS encoding DUF1127 domain-containing protein gives MAFITDTRNASLSLGDRFANFRANLAEATAKRKIYKTTLTELSALSSRDLADLGLHRSQIKTVAYEAAYGN, from the coding sequence ATGGCATTCATCACAGACACACGCAACGCCAGCCTAAGCCTTGGCGACCGTTTTGCAAACTTCCGGGCCAATCTGGCCGAGGCCACTGCAAAGCGCAAAATCTACAAAACCACGCTGACCGAGCTGTCGGCGTTGTCCAGCCGCGATCTGGCTGATCTGGGCCTGCACCGGTCGCAGATCAAGACGGTCGCATACGAAGCCGCATACGGCAACTAA